The genomic DNA tcgctcggctatgctaacacttccggcggtgggcgcttcttcgttggtgttcagcggcttcttcttccggttcggcggacatatttttttcccgtcagcggactgggtatcgaaactaggaatcgaaatttaaacttttgaacgattccgggagaatcggaaagttagtcccggttccaatcgatacccgACcctaattatcggacatctctaattatcatACATATCTGCAATAAAGGACAGCAAAATGATCCATGCAACAATTCATGTTTATTTAAATATTGGTTGAAACTAAAAGGCAAACATCACTATTTGGCAATCAGGAACTTGTGGAAAATGGCAGTGAACATCCGTCCATTATCTCAACTCTATTATTCATCGTGGAACTCTTTCAGCTCATTAACTGGCTTTTGCCTTCATGAGGTGTAAACAGTGTCTTAACCAGCATTCCTCGACATGAAACATTCAAACCGTTTATTCCAGTCCATTGGTCCCGAGTATTTCCATTCAAGTTCTGATCTCATAGACACAATTGAGGGtttatttttgggggggaggAGGGGGCTTCTACTTCCTCTCTCCGTGGTCCTCCTCTACCCAAGCTACAATCTTCCCCTCCCAGCCGGGCACCACTGCTCCGTCCTGGAACACCTGCGGATAGAACCCAGCCTTGACATATCCGAGAAAGACGAACTGGCGTATATAATTCAGGGAGGTCCGCGAGAGAAAGTAAAAGATGACGGCTCAGCGTTAGTAAATCTGTTTTGAAAGGGAGAGGATCCTTCCTGCAGTGTTTTGAAGCTGACGTGCAGGCGGCGCTGTTATCGGCACGTCACGCTTTTCATATTTGCGTGCGCGAGAGGCGATGTGAAACACGTGTCACGGCTCTGTACGCCTACCTCCTCTTTGACGGTGCCAAACTCCGGGTCGAGAGCTTTGAAGTGGTATCTGAAGCTGCCTTGTCTGTCCACGGCCGCCTTGAAGTCTCGCAGCGTCACGTCACCCAACCTGCAAGAGCACGGCGGCAGTCATGATTGGTGCAGACTTACAGGCCCGATCAAAATTTTacatccaaacatattgctgggtattgtggccaaacagctccatttttgtttcacctgacatcacatggacaaagataagaccttctggaggaaagttctgtggtcagatgaaacaaaaattgagctgtttggccacaatgcccagcaatatgtttggaggagacaaggtgaggcctttaatcccaggaacaccaagcctaccgtcaagcatagtggtggtagtattattctgtgggcctgttttgctgccaatggaacaatGAAATTGGAggattactgtcaggttcaaacactgatgacgtctattaaacaagacaagaagcaaggaattaaacaagagacagaattacatttagctcaatgaggagaaacgcgtaggtCTCAACACgctcctgacgaaagattgtacacctcctcttttatttggactttccctgattacagggcaacagctgtttctaagggagcggggtcgtaaacagccatcgcctttggttacagaacggttcaaagaaaaggtcggttcaaagaaaaggtcgtagaacagttcaaagaagaggtgcctgggacttgggcagatcctgctttctctccgctttgtagttctcgggtcaaaacagaatctttctgtggattacaatacacaacaccttcatgttgcttcccatcctacacggtggagttttacaagccttcttcttggtaggttcaaagacaagcttttgtcttctcgccgggaactcgtgGCAACGCAAAGGTTTGTGATAACTAagaaacaattattctgacaattacctccaaattcttcaggacaagctaaaatcatcagcacggaggttgggtcttgggcgcagttgggtgttccaacaggacaatgaccccaaacacacgtcaaaagtggtaaaggaatggctaaatcaggctagaatgaaggtttcagaatggccttcccaaagccctgacttaaacgtgtggacaatgctgaagaaacaagtccatgtcagaaaaccaacacatttagctgacctacaccaattttgtcgaggagtggtcaaaaattcaagcagaagcttgtggatggctaccaaaagcgccttattgcagtgaaacttgccaagggacatgtaagcaaatattaacattgctgtatgtatacttttgacccagcacatttgctcacattttcataataaattcataaaagaaccaaacttcatgatgtTTTTTGTTAGcaacaatcactctatcacaaaaaaataagagttgtagaaatgattggaaactccagacagccatgacattatgttctttacaagtgtatgtacacttttgaccacgactgtatgttaatgaaggcaacacatgacgtaagtgtctatattaggctactatcaaaatgactttaaaagtcttatgtaagtgttataatgaaggcaacacatgacatagtcatggtcaaaagtttacgaggacaaagctacgaacaatgggagaccgggctttctgctccgccgctcccagtctgtggaacgctctccctgaccacctgagggcaccacagactgttgatgctttaaaaaaaggcttaaaagcccttctttttaagaaagctatttttttttagatatatgcatactagttatagctatttggctgttctagtttttatttttatttatttctttattatctttttattttttaatacactgtagcactttgagattgtttactcaatataaagtgctttatacaaatacaatctattattattattattattattacatacacttgtaaagaacataacgtcatggctgtcttgagtttccagtcatttctacaactcttatttttttgtgatagtgattggagcacataaaagtatacatacagcaatgttaatatttgcttacatgtcccttggcaagtttcactgcaataaggcgcttttggtagccatccacaagcttctgctggaatttttgaccactcctcttgacaaaattggtgcaattcagctaaatgttttggttttctgacatggacttgtttcttcagcattgtccacacgtttaagtcaggactttgggaaggccattctgaaaccttcattctagcctgatttagccattcctttaccacttttgacgtgtgtttggggtcattgtcctgttggaacacccaactgcgcccaagacccaacctccgggctgatgattttcggttgtcctgaagaatttggaggtaattgtcagaataattgtatctaagatattacaaaactttgtgttgccatgagttcccggcgagaagacaacctaccaagaagaaggcttgtaaaactccactgtgtaggatgggaagcaacatgaatgtgttctgtttctttcatgtattgtaatccacagaaatattttgttttgacccgagaactacaaagcggagagaaagcaggatctgcccaagttccaggcacctcttctttgaactgttttacgacctcttctttgaactcttttacgaccttttctctgaaccgttctgtaaccaaaggcgatggctgtttacgacccccctcccttggaaacagctgttgccatgtgtgtttggtgtcattgtcctgttggaacacccaactgcgcccaagaaccaacctccgggctgatgattttcggttgtcctgaagaatttggaggtaattgtcagaataattgtatctaagttatcacaaaactttgtgttgccatgagttcccggcgagaagacaaaagctgtctttgaacctaccaagaagaaggcttgtaaaaccccactgtgtaggatgggaagcaacatgaaggtgttctgtttctttcacgtattgtaatccacagaaagatttagtTTTGCctcgagaactacaaagcggagagaaagcaggatctgcccaagttccaggcacctcttctttgaactgttttacgaccttttctttgaaccgacctttgctttgaactgttctgtatccaaaggcgatggctgtttacgacccccctcccttcgaaacagctgttgccatgtaatcagggaaatcaatcaatgtcaatcaatgtttatttatatagccctaaatcacaagtgtctcaaagggctgcacaagccacgacgacaccCTCGGTtgagagcccacaaaagggcgaGGAAAAActtacaacccagtgggatgtcaatgtgaatgactatgagaaaccttggagaggaccgtagatgtgggtgaccccccccccccccccccccctctctctaggggagaccggatgcaatggacgtcgagtgggtctagcataatattgtgaaagtccaaataaaagaggaggcgtacaatctttcatcaggagcgtgttgagacactgtgcaagggtacagtgtctacgtgtttctcctcattgagctaaatttaattctgtctctgtttaataccttgattcttgtcttgtttaatagatgtcatcagtgtttgaacctgacagtaatccttctttttcattgtcccatttaaagcaccagttccattggcagcaaaacagccccagagcataatactaccaccaccatgcttgacggtaggaatggtgtttctgggattaaaggcctcaccttttctcctccaaacatatcgctgggtattgtggccaaacagcaacatgtttgtttcatctgaccacacttTACAAGTGATTGCGACTGTATATACAGAAAAATACAAGCTTTACAAAAATGGACGTGTTGCCAAAACCTAACTACCTCTTGGGGATGTTGATCAGAAAGGGTGTGAGCGAGCGATCGGTGAAGTAGAGCACTTTGGTGGACACGGAGGCATCCAACCCAGGGCTGCTGTGAGAGTGGGCCATTTCTGGAAATAATtgacaaaaatatataaacaaacacgGTGTTACTAAAAGGCAGTAtgccaaacaaacaaacaaacatttaaaaaaaaacaagcattcaCTAAAACTTGGCGGCCATGAGTCACGATCTGTAGAGTTGGCTCTGCGACCCGGTGATTTAAACTCCTCCTGGGAGAAGAAGCCATGAATTACGTTCAACACTCCGATGTCATTCCCTACGTGCTTCGGCACGCACGTGCTTTGACATACCCCTCTGTTCTGTCGCCGCTGGGTGTCCGCAGAGAGCAGGCGGTCCATTAGACTGGACACACCCTGCTCCAGGGTGTCCAGGGTGTGATGCTGGGGGTCGTGGCCTGAAAAGCTGTCCCTCAAACTACGCAGGGCCTCCCTCACCAGCTGGAGCTCCTCTCCCTGTGACATTTAGCGTTACGATGACACTTTCCACTAGGAAAGTATTGACACTAAACATATCGTTAAATGAAATACCAGACGGTGTCAGTCTTTTACCGCCGTAATGCAACACATCGTATTGATGTGCACTTTCCTAGTGTGCATTAAGAATAAGAAAATAAATGTACTCACGGGTGCACTGTGCTGGAATGCAGGAGGAGAGCGACTGTAACCACCCCCCTCACTTCGGAATGACTGAAAAACATTATGATGCAGGATGAGTCATTTTTCATATTTTCGGTATGTTACTCATATTGTCTTGTGAAGCTTCCCATTTATTTCTGGTATGAACACTACACCTAGTTTTTAATAGttgttttaatcaatcaaaatATAAAGCGCTCGCACCCGTTAGATTGTGCAGAGGTGCCTAATGTAGTGGCTGGTAAGTGTGGGTTTATCAATAAAATGAATACAGTACGGTATTTTTTCCCAGACATTACCTTTGCTTTGTGCTGAGCCTCATCAAGCTTTTGCTGCTGCATCAGTCTGTCCTTCCTCCCGACTTGCTGCTATGGCAACAGCAGAATGgaagacacacacatctacagtaCGTAGGCACCCCGAGATTGCGAGTGATCAATAGGAGACAATACCTCGTATTCGCTTAGTAATTTGTTGCGCTCGCTCAGCTTGTCGTTGAGCACTACCTGTGGAGTGCAGCATGTACAGTGTAGCCTTTCATACGTCGCGTGTCATAGGCGCGGTACGCCGATTATGGGGTTCATAAGTCAAATACTTGGTGTAAAAATGATCACACGTACGTTTTCGCCTTCCAACTGATCTCTGGCCATGTTGCTCCTCAGCAGCTCCTGTTTTAGTTGCAGCACCGCATCCTCCTGCACAGACAGCCGCTGCTGCAGAGCATCCTAATGAGAGTCATATCAAAAAGATGTCCGCAGGTGATCAGCATACAGATACAAGCATTCATCTACCTCCCTCACTGCATTctgaaatacatatatatgcatgtatatatatgtatgtatatatatgtatgtatgtatacatacatacatatacacacatgcatatgcaTGTAAAGTATATGCATATGCatgcatatgcatgtacagtatatgcatatacatgcatatgcatatacagtacatgcatatgcatgtacagtatatgcatatacatacatatgcatatacagtacatgcatatgcatgcatgtatacatgcatatacatgaatgtacacatgcatatacatgtgtatgcatgcatacatatgcatatacatacatatatatgcatatatatatacacacacatatatatatacatatatatatatatacatatatatatatatatatatatatatatatacatatatatatatatatatatatatatacatatatacatatatacatatatatacatatatatatacatatatatatatatacacatatatatatacatatatatatatatacacatatacatacatatatatatatatatacatacatatatatatatatatatacatacatacatacatatatatatatacatacatatatatatatacatacatatatatatatatatatatatatatatatatatatatatatatatatatatatatacacaggtaaaagccagtaaattagaatattttgaaaacttgatttatttcagtaattgcattcaaaaggtgtaacttgtacattatatttattcattgcacacagactgatgcattcaaatgtttatttcatttaattttgatgatttgaagtggcaacaaatgaaaatccaaaattccgtgtgtcacaaaattagaatattacttaaggctaatacaaaaaagggatttttagaaatgttggccaactgaaaagtatgaaaatgaaaaatatgagcatgtacaatactcaatacttggttggagctccttttgcctcaattactgcgttaatgcggcgtggcatggagtcgatgagtttctggcactgctcaggtgttatgagagcccaggttgctctgatagtggccttcaactcttctgcgtttttgagtctggcattctgcatcttccttttcacaataccccacagcttttctatggggctaaggtcaggggagttggcgggccaatttagaacagaaataccatggtccgtaaaccaggcacgggtagattttgcgctgtgtgcaggcgccaagtcctgttggaacttgaaatctccatctccatagagcaggtcagcagcaggaagcatgaagtgctctaaaacttgctggtagacggctgcgttgaccctggatctcaggaaacagagtggaccgacaccagcagatgacatggcaccccaaaccatcactgatggtggaaactttacactagacttcaggcaacgtggatcctgtgcctctcctgtcttcctccagactctgggacctcgatttccaaaggaaatgcaaaatttgctttcgtttccaccatcagtgatggtttggggtgccatgtcatctgctggtgtcagtccactctgtttcctgagatccagggtcaacacagccgtctaccagcaagttttagagcacttcatgcttcctgctgctgacctgctctatggagatggagatttcaagttcctacaggacttggcgcctgcacacagcgcaaaatctacccgtgcctggtttacggaccatggtatttctgttctaaattggcccgccaactcccctgaccttagccccatagaaaagctgtggggtattgtgaaaaggaagatgcagaat from Entelurus aequoreus isolate RoL-2023_Sb linkage group LG10, RoL_Eaeq_v1.1, whole genome shotgun sequence includes the following:
- the dixdc1a gene encoding dixin-A isoform X3; translation: MGLILNSAVLREPLKTLSSASPAHSPKEEYAVTRSSDTPEEETIRDQPEDRRAAGVDRPELTDKRHVAEEVSLCGLCPSLGRDGQVEGKSWMEQLDAHQEQLEKEMQEARRMVFRLQALLLNGSLPEEDQDGSVSFGDHRANAEQQLVVVRSRLDQSTEEALDLKRELLRHKQEARQIQAIKDALQQRLSVQEDAVLQLKQELLRSNMARDQLEGENVVLNDKLSERNKLLSEYEQQVGRKDRLMQQQKLDEAQHKAKSFRSEGGGYSRSPPAFQHSAPGEELQLVREALRSLRDSFSGHDPQHHTLDTLEQGVSSLMDRLLSADTQRRQNRGEEFKSPGRRANSTDRDSWPPSFKMAHSHSSPGLDASVSTKVLYFTDRSLTPFLINIPKRLGDVTLRDFKAAVDRQGSFRYHFKALDPEFGTVKEEVFQDGAVVPGWEGKIVAWVEEDHGERK
- the dixdc1a gene encoding dixin-A isoform X2; the encoded protein is MGLILNSAVLREPLKTYFKHFRALFIAVHLAGSANCVHAICFSLSSASPAHSPKEEYAVTRSSDTPEEETIRDQPEDRRAAGVDRPELTDKRHVAEEVSLCGLCPSLGRDGQVEGKSWMEQLDAHQEQLEKEMQEARRMVFRLQALLLNGSLPEEDQDGSVSFGDHRANAEQQLVVVRSRLDQSTEEALDLKRELLRHKQEARQIQAIKDALQQRLSVQEDAVLQLKQELLRSNMARDQLEGENVVLNDKLSERNKLLSEYEQVGRKDRLMQQQKLDEAQHKAKSFRSEGGGYSRSPPAFQHSAPGEELQLVREALRSLRDSFSGHDPQHHTLDTLEQGVSSLMDRLLSADTQRRQNRGEEFKSPGRRANSTDRDSWPPSFKMAHSHSSPGLDASVSTKVLYFTDRSLTPFLINIPKRLGDVTLRDFKAAVDRQGSFRYHFKALDPEFGTVKEEVFQDGAVVPGWEGKIVAWVEEDHGERK
- the dixdc1a gene encoding dixin-A isoform X1; the encoded protein is MGLILNSAVLREPLKTYFKHFRALFIAVHLAGSANCVHAICFSLSSASPAHSPKEEYAVTRSSDTPEEETIRDQPEDRRAAGVDRPELTDKRHVAEEVSLCGLCPSLGRDGQVEGKSWMEQLDAHQEQLEKEMQEARRMVFRLQALLLNGSLPEEDQDGSVSFGDHRANAEQQLVVVRSRLDQSTEEALDLKRELLRHKQEARQIQAIKDALQQRLSVQEDAVLQLKQELLRSNMARDQLEGENVVLNDKLSERNKLLSEYEQQVGRKDRLMQQQKLDEAQHKAKSFRSEGGGYSRSPPAFQHSAPGEELQLVREALRSLRDSFSGHDPQHHTLDTLEQGVSSLMDRLLSADTQRRQNRGEEFKSPGRRANSTDRDSWPPSFKMAHSHSSPGLDASVSTKVLYFTDRSLTPFLINIPKRLGDVTLRDFKAAVDRQGSFRYHFKALDPEFGTVKEEVFQDGAVVPGWEGKIVAWVEEDHGERK
- the dixdc1a gene encoding dixin-A isoform X4 produces the protein MGAKQMKCLSSASPAHSPKEEYAVTRSSDTPEEETIRDQPEDRRAAGVDRPELTDKRHVAEEVSLCGLCPSLGRDGQVEGKSWMEQLDAHQEQLEKEMQEARRMVFRLQALLLNGSLPEEDQDGSVSFGDHRANAEQQLVVVRSRLDQSTEEALDLKRELLRHKQEARQIQAIKDALQQRLSVQEDAVLQLKQELLRSNMARDQLEGENVVLNDKLSERNKLLSEYEQQVGRKDRLMQQQKLDEAQHKAKSFRSEGGGYSRSPPAFQHSAPGEELQLVREALRSLRDSFSGHDPQHHTLDTLEQGVSSLMDRLLSADTQRRQNRGEEFKSPGRRANSTDRDSWPPSFKMAHSHSSPGLDASVSTKVLYFTDRSLTPFLINIPKRLGDVTLRDFKAAVDRQGSFRYHFKALDPEFGTVKEEVFQDGAVVPGWEGKIVAWVEEDHGERK